The window TTTAGAATTCCATCATCAGATTGCTCGAACAACTGCTTCTTCTGAAAAGGGATGCTCTCTTTAATCTTTACTAGCTCCGGATCCTTAAATTGACGTATTTCTACCTCAGCTACCAGTGATGACCCCATAATATTTTGGACTACTACACCCTGGTCACCTGTATCATGTAGCCGCACACTTAGGTTAGCCAATCGATATAGCTCCTTAGTCATTTCTAATTTCCCAACTTCTACATGCTTCAAGCTGCCCATAGATTTGCGACTCAACGCATCAActaccacatttgctttgcccagatggtacaaaatatccacatcatagtccttcagcaattcAAGACATCTCATTTGTCTCAagttcaactctttctgcttaaatatatattgtaaacttttgtgatctgtatagatatccacatgaacaccataaagataatgacGCCATATTTTTAAGGCAAATATAACGGCTGCTAACTCAATATCGTGAGTCGGATAATTGTATTCGTGCTTCcgcaactgcctcgaagcatatgcaataacttttcCATGCTGCATTAGAACACATCCCAATCCAACCctggatgcatcacaatataccacataaccttcagATCCTTCCGGAAGTGCTAGAACAGGTGCTGATGTTAAGCGTTTCTTCAACTCATGAAAGCTCCTTTCACAtgcatcagaccattggaacttaacggctttgtgtgtcaattttgtcatgggagcagcaatagaagagaagttCTCAACAAATCTCCGATAATaaccagctaagcccaagaaactacgaactTCCGTaggagttgtaggtctaggccagttttgtaCTGCTTCAATTTTCTGACCATCTACCTTAATACCTTTATCGGAaacgatatgcccaaggaaagccactgaattcaaccaaaattcacatttggggaatttagcatataatttctcatttttcaaagtCTGCAACACCACACGCAAATGATCCCCATGTTCTACTTCTGATcgagaatataccagaatatcatcaatgaaaacaattacAAATATATCTAGAAATGGCTTGAAAACCCAATTCATTAAATCCATTAAAGCTGCTGGTGCATTAGTAAGACCAAAAGACATCTCAAggaattcataatggccatatctagtccgaaaagccatTTTTGGAATATCTCTCTCCTTAACTCGCAACTGATTATAGCCGGATCGgaggtcaatctttgagaaatacttggcaccttataactgatcaaacaaatcatcaattctgGGTAAgaggtacttgttcttgatagtcactttgttgagctgatgatagtcaatacacattcttaacaAACCGTCCTTCTTACGAACAAACAGCACTGGTCCACCCCAGGGAAAAGTATTGGGCCTGATAAAGCCCTTATTCAGAATATCCTTCAGCTGGGCTTTCAATTATTTCGACTCAGTAGGAGCCAttatgtatggaggaatagatattggctgAGTATCTGGAAGCACATCAATAGCAAAGTCGATTTCTCTTTCGGGGGGAAACCAGGAAGTTCATCAGGAAATACATCGTGAAATTCATTCATGACGAGAACCGATTGGAGGATTGGAGATTTCACCTCCATATCATGCACTCGTACCAAATGATAGATGTAGCCCTTCAAAATCATCCTTCGAgctttaaggtaagaaataaacttcccCTTAGGAGCTACAACATCACCTTTTCATTCAATAATAGGATCACCTGGAAAATTAAAACGAACAATCTTTGTCCAGCAATATACattggcataacaagaagccaaccaatccatacccataatgaTATCAAAGTCAACGATTTCTAGCTCATGTAAATTAGCTAACGTATGGCGGTCATGAATCTTCACGTCACAACTTCGATATACCCGTCTAACTAGAACAGACTCACCCATTAGTGTAGATACCTCAAATGACTTATGCAACAATTCAGGCTCTCTATCCCATTTACTAGCAACAAAGGGGGAAATATACGAAAATGTAGAACCAAGATCTATCAAGGCATACATATCGATAGAAAAGACGGATAATATACTTGTAACCACGTCCGGAGATGACTCTAAATCCTGACGACTCGATAAAGCATATATGCGATTCTGCTGACCTCCTGAACCAGAAGCTCTAAATCTTCCCCTACCCCTGCCAACTGATGTATGCATACTCTGCCTAGGAGGACGtaccgaagaagaagaagcccctGCAGATGCCGTCGGCTAAGCCATACCTCCACCTGTCATCGGACAATGTCTCATAATATGACCTGGTTGTCCACAtgaataacatgcatcagaaccctGGCGACATGGTCCAAAATGATTTAGGCCATATCTATCACATCTAGAAAACTGAGGCCTCATCTGACTGAACTCGCCTCTAAACTGTGGACCTGGGGTCcgtgaactctgacctggaccaaaATAAGTGGTTCGATCATGTCGCTGTCCCTGAAACTGTGGTGGCGCACTGGCTACCGGATAAGAAGGACGCCTAGGAAACTGTGGCCTAAATCTACCTCGAAACTCTCTTGTATTACCTGCGAACCGCGCCCTATTCTGCTGGCCTCTATCATGCTCTCGATTGGCTCATTGTTGCCTTTTGCGATCCTCTAGACCCTGTGCATATGCTTGAATACAGGCAATATCCATTCCTTGGTTTAGAGAAACTgtagtgcactcatttatcaagtGTGCCCCCAAACCACTAACAAACTGGTCTAcccaatcactcatatcagcaacAATCGtaggagcataccttgccaaagagtTGAACTACATGCTATATTCCCGAACTCTCATATTAACCTGTTCTAAGTGTACGAACCTATCTCGTCGGGATCTTCGAAGCTCAATTGGAAAATATTGCTGAAAAAATGCCTCAGAGAACTCCTTCCATGTCATTGGTGGCACATTAGGCCCCCGAGTCTGCTTCCAAGTCTCATACCATGTCACAACAATATCACGTATTCTATAAGAAGTAAACTCTACTGACTCAACATCTGTGGCATGTATAATTTGTAAGGTCCGTTGCATAAGATCTAGAAAATCATGTGGGTCAGTATTAGGATCAACCCCTGTAAATACTGGAGGATCCAAGTTGATAAAGTCCCGAACTCTCGCACTCACAAACCTATCAACAATACCGATGGTCTGGTGTTGGGACTGGGAGGTCACTATTAGAGTCAGCAATTGTACAGAACTCCGCATGTCTAGGTCCTAATCAGAAACAACTAGGAGAGGGACTGGAGGTATGTTAGCTCCTCTACGCCCTTCCGGGGATGGTGGGGGTGCTGCCCCAGAAGCCTGAGAATCAACCTCATTCTGTGGCTCATGTTGATCTACATTAGTAGGTGGCACCTGACTTGTGCCCTTTCCCGCCTCCTCATCCAACCTCTGAATAAATTTCATAGCCATTTGTCGTCTCGTAGTATTAGGCATCTAAACAAAAAGAGTATTAGGAATGAACCATTATGATTAGGCTCTATTGCACAATctaaatcaaaaagaaaataataatccTACATGCCCAATAGCctcatgtttataagtgtggtgcacaacataccataaacaatactctactagacacggcttgcagactccctaggactgacctgatctgataccaagtttgtcataccCCAATCTTGGGAGGTATGGCTGGCACCCGATGCCCGAAGGCCCGAGCGAACCAACCATGAGATATGATCTGAAATATAATAACCTGTAGGCAGAAGAGCCCAAaacgacatatatatatatatatatatatatatatatatatatatatatatatatatatatatatatatatatatatatatatatatatatatatatgatctaGGCCAACAAGGCTGCAACAACAGTATAACAGCTATCTAGAAGGCCGATGAGGCcacacacaatatatatatatatgcaatgaccgctagtctgcaagcctctaagagtgtaagATAATCTGAACAGGACGAGACAAAACCCCCGACATGCCTAAAATTACACATATACATCTGTAATAGTACCTATGGACTCAAAGTCAGCAACTCCGAAGAAGTGGAGTGCGAAACCCAATGCTGATCCTGGGGTCCTACTGAGGAGGCACACCGCTCTGTCTATCCAaacctgtgggcatgaacacaTCGAATAAAAAAGCATCAGTATGAaatatgtactgaatatgtagggcgacaagtgtaacatgaaaaatgtaattAACAAGAGAAGAGATATAGAGACaatttgaattttgaaactaGCCTCGATAGGAAACTAAAATTCAACATGGATTTAAATATATGCTCGTGGAATCGTCGCTCACTATCGCTACTTATAATATATCacattatataataatatatccctctgtggggctataatatccataacatacccggccataataaagACTCAGTAGAATCGTAGccggccacgtgaagctcggtaattccaactgatcagtggttacacaataggtgtcatacccgGCCATCTATAGTACGGCTCggtaatgaaagtaaatatatacatatattaaattgtgaattatataaGTGCAATGCGAAACTAACCTTAAAAGGCGTATTCTAAGAAGAGTCGAAGTGGCCTATCATCATTATTCCCCGACTATCATGGTTGTcgctaaaatatttaattttcaactACGAGCCAACAAGTACTAAGAACATGAGAGTTATGTATTATGAGTACCTTTGAAGTAAGTgttacttattcatgatttatatgaaCGTCGAAAGGAGAACGAGTAAAAAGGCTCTAGTTCTTTTTAAGCAAGGAACAAGGAAAACTGAGACTTCATAGATATTCTCTAAAGTAAGCAATCTATGAGAAAGGATAAGTTCTAAGCATATTTATAAGTTGAAGGTGAAATTACTCGAATCCGACAAAACAATTCGATAAATTGTTTATTCGAATTCTAGTCATGCCGAAAAGTATAGCGAAAGCCCTACATACCTTGTCGATGGAGTTATATAGGATTTCCGAGACCTCGAAAGCCTTAAAAATGATTTCCTACATAATACGAACAATTTAATATCAAATTCAAGCTCATATGTTACATAATTCTTCATTTAGACATTTACGCGAACAACTTGCGGCTATGAATTTGTAGATTCTTTTGTAGTTTAATTTCCTCCCCCAGCACACCACCAAATTTTTAATTTACTACATCTCCTTATAGACACGATTCCATCCATGTCTTCACAGATCTaaacaacacaataaaaccatATAGAACATCCCCAACAATCAAGCCATATTAAGAAAGGTTTCTTAAAAAAATCAAGAACATTTCTATAGAGGTTTCAACTATTTCTTAGGAATTATTATGGTAGAAGTTTACAAAGATCAAAGAGGAAGTTAAATCACACCTTATGTGACCAGAATTACTTTAAATTTGAGATTACTTCAAGGCAGAGTCTTCCTAGGAAAAGTGAAATACCGAGGAATTCACCATTCCGAAGTTACCATGGTGTTCTCCATCTTGAGGATGACTAAATTGTCATTATGATTGGCTAGATGGATGGGAGGAGTTTGAGAGGAAATCCCTAGGTTTTAGGTTCTGTTTTGGAGAGGATAAAACGCAGGAGTTCTGTTTTAAAACTgacttaaataaaaatatttttaatcaaaaccGACTAAGCACATTGTTCCCGTAACAGTGTGCACCCCTGTACGAAAATGTTAATATCCCTCTACTCCAAAGTTGTATTAACGAACGGTTtattgagttggaaactagactcatagaccttcGATTCGGTGGGTAGAACACGCCATAACTC is drawn from Nicotiana tabacum cultivar K326 chromosome 22, ASM71507v2, whole genome shotgun sequence and contains these coding sequences:
- the LOC142176083 gene encoding uncharacterized protein LOC142176083, with the protein product MHTSVGRGRGRFRASGSGGQQNRIYALSSRQDLESSPDVVTSILSVFSIDMYALIDLGSTFSYISPFVASKWDREPELLHKSFEVSTLMGESVLVRRVYRSCDVKIHDRHTLANLHELEIVDFDIIMGMDWLASCYANVYCWTKIVRFNFPGDPIIE